Proteins encoded within one genomic window of Jiangella mangrovi:
- a CDS encoding EcsC family protein — protein MGVRRTIGTWAGTTAARRAAPLVAARGANQFMSRAIEGFPGFPGAREIARRHLDKRGDVELAIRDVVEQHVRLAGVQGFVTNVGGVVAMPVTVPANIAGIAILHLRMAAAIAHLRGYDLADPRVRTAALVTLLGRDGVEESLRGRDLPGRPFDIATGINEPDPAVVERAVAAVTSQLVARIGGKHATLALVRRVPLVGGAVAAGIDAFSTYAIGKFAGREFPSNVTVERA, from the coding sequence ATGGGTGTGCGACGGACCATCGGTACCTGGGCGGGCACGACCGCGGCGCGCCGGGCCGCGCCCCTCGTGGCCGCGCGTGGTGCGAACCAGTTCATGTCCCGGGCCATCGAGGGCTTCCCCGGTTTCCCGGGTGCACGCGAGATCGCCCGCCGGCACCTCGACAAGCGCGGCGACGTCGAGCTCGCCATCCGCGACGTCGTCGAGCAGCACGTCCGGCTGGCCGGCGTGCAGGGTTTCGTCACCAACGTCGGCGGCGTCGTCGCCATGCCGGTGACGGTCCCCGCCAACATCGCCGGCATCGCCATCCTGCACCTGCGCATGGCCGCCGCCATCGCGCACCTGCGCGGCTACGACCTCGCCGACCCCCGGGTCCGCACGGCGGCGCTCGTCACTCTGCTCGGCCGCGACGGCGTCGAGGAGTCGCTGCGCGGGCGCGACCTCCCGGGCCGGCCGTTCGACATCGCCACCGGCATCAACGAGCCCGACCCCGCGGTCGTCGAGCGCGCGGTCGCCGCCGTCACGTCGCAGCTGGTGGCCCGCATCGGCGGCAAGCACGCGACGCTGGCCCTGGTGCGCCGGGTGCCGCTGGTCGGCGGCGCGGTCGCCGCGGGCATCGACGCCTTCTCGACCTACGCGATCGGCAAGTTCGCCGGCCGCGAGTTCCCCTCCAACGTCACCGTCGAGCGCGCCTGA
- a CDS encoding Fpg/Nei family DNA glycosylase — translation MPEGDTVWLATRRLHDALAGDVLVRTDFRVPRLATTNLSGRTVVESVARGKHLLTRISGELTLHTHLRMDGAWRVFGAGQPWRGGPVFQIRVVLATAKREAVGYRLPVVELIRTSDESTVVGHLGPDLLGADWSADEALARLLRTPSRPVGEALLDQRVLAGIGNMYMAELCFLAAVSPYAPVSAVADLPALVDDAHRLLHAGIETRRQVTTGDPRPGRQHWVYRRARRPCWKCGTPIRTGSIGTAPQDRVSFWCPRCQPAP, via the coding sequence ATGCCCGAAGGCGACACCGTCTGGCTCGCCACCCGGAGGCTGCACGACGCGCTGGCCGGCGACGTCCTGGTCCGCACCGACTTCCGGGTGCCGCGGCTGGCCACGACCAACCTCTCCGGGCGCACGGTGGTCGAGTCGGTGGCGCGCGGCAAGCACCTGCTCACCCGGATCAGCGGCGAGCTGACGTTGCACACGCATCTGCGCATGGACGGCGCCTGGCGGGTGTTCGGCGCCGGGCAGCCATGGCGTGGCGGGCCGGTGTTCCAGATCCGGGTCGTGCTGGCGACGGCGAAGCGCGAGGCGGTCGGCTACCGGCTCCCCGTCGTCGAACTGATCCGCACGTCCGACGAGTCCACCGTCGTCGGCCACCTCGGCCCGGATCTGCTCGGGGCGGACTGGTCCGCGGACGAGGCGCTGGCGCGGCTGCTGCGCACTCCGTCGCGGCCCGTCGGCGAGGCGCTGCTGGACCAGCGGGTGCTGGCCGGCATCGGCAACATGTACATGGCCGAGCTGTGCTTCCTGGCCGCGGTGTCGCCGTACGCGCCGGTCTCCGCGGTGGCGGACCTTCCGGCGCTCGTCGACGACGCGCACCGGCTGCTGCACGCGGGCATCGAGACCCGCCGCCAGGTGACGACCGGCGATCCGCGGCCGGGCAGGCAGCACTGGGTGTACCGCCGGGCGCGGCGGCCGTGCTGGAAGTGCGGCACCCCGATCCGCACCGGCTCCATCGGCACCGCGCCGCAGGACCGGGTCAGCTTCTGGTGCCCGCGCTGCCAGCCGGCTCCCTGA
- a CDS encoding methylated-DNA--[protein]-cysteine S-methyltransferase, with product MTTYWTTIDSPVGTLWLTGDGTALTGLYMERPAVLDLPGWVEDDTSFAAAREQLAAYFAGELREFSLPLNPVGTPFQQQVWAALRAIPYGETRSYREIAEQLGRPTASRAVGAANGRNPISVIVPCHRVVGSSGVLTGYAWGLERKRALLDLEVTAR from the coding sequence ATGACCACGTACTGGACCACCATCGACAGCCCCGTCGGCACGCTCTGGCTCACCGGCGACGGAACCGCGCTGACCGGCCTCTACATGGAGCGGCCCGCTGTGCTCGACCTGCCCGGCTGGGTCGAGGACGACACCTCGTTCGCCGCGGCCCGCGAGCAGCTGGCCGCGTACTTCGCCGGCGAGCTGCGGGAGTTCTCGCTGCCGCTCAACCCCGTCGGCACCCCGTTCCAGCAGCAGGTCTGGGCGGCGCTGCGGGCGATCCCGTACGGCGAGACCCGCAGCTACCGCGAGATCGCCGAGCAGCTGGGCCGCCCGACGGCGTCGCGTGCGGTGGGCGCCGCGAACGGCCGCAACCCGATCTCCGTCATCGTCCCCTGCCACCGCGTGGTCGGCTCGTCCGGCGTGCTGACGGGGTACGCCTGGGGTCTGGAGCGCAAGCGGGCGCTGCTGGACCTCGAGGTCACCGCACGCTGA
- a CDS encoding DNA-3-methyladenine glycosylase 2 family protein has product MLDEEACYRAVQGRDARFDGVFYIGVTSTGIYCRPSCPAMTPKRQNVHFYRTAAQAQTAGFRACRRCRPDATPGSAEWNVRADVVGRAMRLIADGVVDRDGVAGLAGRLGYSERQVHRTLVEEVGAGPLRLARSQRAHTARVLLETTELPVTEIGFAAGFSSIRQFNDTIREVYALTPSELRGRARRAGRHKTPGTIELRLAYRQPADLRGVLDFLAPRAVPGIEEVDGDTYRRSLTLPHGTGVAELTPRDGYVQATLRLADPRDLTAAVARCRRVLDLDADPQAVDDLLGADPALGPLVAAHPGRRVPGTVDGDELAVRGVLGQQISVLAARTVAGRLVAEHGKPLDAPVGTVTHAFPTASVLASVDPSSFPMPRSRQRTLHELTSRLADCSLRLDPGVDRDEAERQLLDVPGIGPWTARYVRMRALADPDVFLPTDLGVKHAMAGLGLPSDPRAVADLAENWRPWRSYALLHVWSTL; this is encoded by the coding sequence ATGCTGGATGAAGAGGCGTGTTACCGCGCAGTTCAGGGCCGCGACGCCCGATTCGACGGTGTCTTCTACATCGGCGTCACCTCGACCGGCATCTACTGCCGCCCGAGCTGCCCGGCCATGACCCCGAAGCGCCAGAACGTGCACTTCTACCGCACCGCCGCGCAGGCGCAGACGGCCGGCTTCCGGGCCTGCCGGCGCTGCCGGCCCGACGCGACGCCGGGCTCGGCGGAGTGGAACGTCCGCGCCGACGTCGTCGGCCGGGCGATGCGCCTGATCGCCGACGGCGTCGTCGACCGCGACGGCGTGGCGGGGCTCGCGGGCCGGCTGGGCTACAGCGAGCGCCAGGTGCACCGGACGCTGGTCGAGGAGGTCGGCGCCGGCCCGCTGCGGCTGGCGCGGTCGCAGCGCGCGCACACGGCGCGGGTGCTCCTCGAGACCACCGAGCTGCCGGTCACCGAGATCGGCTTCGCCGCCGGGTTCTCGAGCATCCGCCAGTTCAACGACACGATCCGCGAGGTCTACGCGCTTACGCCGAGCGAGCTGCGCGGCAGAGCGCGCCGGGCCGGCCGGCACAAGACCCCGGGCACCATCGAACTGCGGCTGGCCTACCGGCAGCCGGCCGACCTCCGCGGCGTGCTCGACTTCCTGGCGCCGCGGGCGGTGCCCGGCATCGAGGAGGTCGACGGCGACACCTACCGGCGCAGCCTGACGCTGCCGCACGGCACGGGGGTCGCCGAGCTGACGCCGCGGGACGGCTACGTGCAGGCGACGCTCCGGCTGGCCGACCCGCGCGACCTGACGGCGGCGGTGGCCCGCTGCCGCCGGGTGCTGGACCTCGACGCCGACCCCCAGGCCGTCGACGACCTGCTCGGCGCCGACCCCGCGCTCGGCCCGCTGGTGGCCGCGCACCCGGGGCGGCGGGTCCCGGGCACCGTCGACGGCGACGAGCTCGCGGTCCGCGGGGTGCTGGGCCAGCAGATCTCCGTGCTGGCGGCGCGCACCGTCGCCGGCCGGCTGGTGGCCGAGCACGGCAAGCCGCTGGACGCGCCGGTCGGCACCGTCACCCATGCGTTCCCGACGGCGTCCGTCCTGGCCTCCGTCGACCCGTCGTCGTTCCCCATGCCACGCAGCCGGCAGCGCACGCTGCACGAGCTGACCAGCCGGCTGGCCGACTGCAGCCTCCGCCTCGATCCCGGCGTCGACCGCGACGAGGCCGAGCGGCAGCTGCTCGACGTGCCCGGCATCGGCCCGTGGACGGCTCGCTACGTGCGCATGCGGGCGCTCGCCGATCCCGATGTCTTCCTTCCCACCGACCTCGGCGTCAAGCACGCCATGGCCGGGCTCGGGCTGCCGTCCGATCCGCGGGCGGTCGCCGACCTGGCCGAGAACTGGCGGCCGTGGCGCTCGTACGCGCTGCTGCATGTCTGGTCCACCCTCTGA